One Primulina huaijiensis isolate GDHJ02 chromosome 8, ASM1229523v2, whole genome shotgun sequence genomic region harbors:
- the LOC140982107 gene encoding uncharacterized protein: MEILCEEVYVRQSKGFENPHLLDHVYKLNKALYGLKQAPHAWYGRLTEYLLEIGFKRGEVEKTFFIQKSKCEILICQVYVDYITFGSSSQKHTDDFVECMSSTFEMSMVGFYDADWAGDLDDRKSTSGCCFYLDNNLISWHSRKQNCISLSTAESEYVAAGKKKDGKSYLKDHNEGCAFGVGETPSEINTEIEENRKSYLEESSEDRSSSVKATTSMFRKLFSH; encoded by the exons ATGGAAATTTTGTGTGAAGAAGTGTATGTTAGACAATCTAAGGGTTTTGAGAATCCACATCTTTTGGATCATGTTTACAAATTGAATAAGGCACTTTATGGTTTGAAGCAAGCACCACATGCGTGGTATGGAAGATTGACAGAGTATCTACTTGAAATTGGATTCAAACGAGGTGAGGTagaaaaaactttttttattcAGAAATCCAAATGTGAGATTCTTATTTGTCAAGTTTATGTTGATTATATAACATTTGGTTCTTCATCTCAAAAGCATACTGATGATTTTGTTGAGTGTATGTCATCTacttttgaaatgagcatggttg GATTTTAtgatgctgattgggctggtGACTTAGATGATAGGAAGAGCACATCTGGATGCTGTTTTTATCTTGACAATAATTTGATCTCGTGGCATAGTAGGAAGCAAAATTGtatttcactttcaactgctgaatctgaatatgtggcagctGGAA AAAAGAAagatggaaaaagctacctaaagGATCACAATGAAGGCTGCGCTTTTGGCGTGGGAGAAACCCCTTCTGAAATTAACACAGAAATAGAAGAAAATAGAAAAAGTTACCTAGAGGAGTCCAGtgaagaccgttcttctagtgtgaAAGCTACCACTTCTATGTTCAGAAAATTGTTTAGTCACTga
- the LOC140982108 gene encoding uncharacterized protein, producing the protein MDYFSKWVEAEPLAKIIEQEVLKFLWKHILCRFGVPRRLISNNGRQFQGREITFWCREMKITQYFTSVAYPQANGQTEVVNRIIVQALRTRLQGKEKDWVEELPIIPIEIGQPSSRVESYPDNNDQSCAMDLDLEEEKRERALIRMEAYRGRVMKSYNKKVRIRDFQVGDMVLKKVNPVGDVGKLEAR; encoded by the exons AtggattatttttctaaatgggTAGAAGCTGAGCCCCTGGCCAAGATTATTGAGCAGGAAGTTTTAAAGTTTCTATGGAAGCATATATTATGCCGATTTGGAGTCCCCAGGAGACTGATCTCAAACAATGGGAGACAGTTTCAAGGAAGAGAGATTACATTTTGGTGTCGGGAGATGAAAATTACTCAGTATTTTACCTCTGTTGCTTACCCTCAAGCCAACGGTCAGACAGAGGTTGTAAACAGAATCATTGTGCAAGCCTTGAGAACCAGACTACAGGGCAAAGAAAAAGACTGGGTGGAAGAATTGCCCA TTATTCCAATTGAAATCGGACAACCCTCTTcccgggtagaatcttacccgGATAATAATGATCAAAGCTGTGCAATGGATTTAGATTTAGAAGAAGAGAAGAGAGAGCGGGCCCTAATTCGAATGGAAGCTTATCGAGGCCGGGTTATGAAATCATATAACAAAAAAGTCCGAATCCGAGACTTTCAAGTAGGAGATATGGTTTTGAAGAAAGTTAATCCAGTAGGAGATGTGGGAAAATTGGAAGCTCGATGA
- the LOC140982109 gene encoding uncharacterized protein → MTARKLRPYFLSHQIIVFTNSPLRRIMTHLEVSGWMIKWTVELGKYDIEYKPRVTIKAHALSDFLSEMVQPDEEEVWRVFVDGASSLARCGLGVVIISSLGENIKLAFRIDFPVINNEAEYEAVLVGIRATWEVGASQIILYSDSQLITQQVKGVYEAKDNMMLKYLKLIKAKSEIFVDWSIEQIPREENEEAYALVKMAASLSEVSTREMLHVSRLVLSTEKETLPAIGDSWMTPLIKFMVNN, encoded by the coding sequence ATGACTGCCAGAAAGCTGCGGCCATATTTCCTATCACATCAGATCATAGTGTTCACCAATAGTCCTCTTAGGAGGATTATGACTCACTTAGAGGTATCCGGGTGGATGATCAAGTGGACAGTGGAGTTGGGGAAGTATGATATTGAGTATAAGCCCCGGGTTACCATCAAAGCACATGCCTTGTCAGATTTTTTATCCGAGATGGTTCAGCCCGATGAAGAGGAAGTGTGGAGAGTTTTTGTGGATGGAGCGTCTAGCCTTGCTAGATGTGGACTAGGGGTAGTGATAATATCTTCTCTGGGAGAAAATATTAAGCTGGCCTTCAGAATTGACTTCCCGGTGATTAATAACGAGGCAGAGTATGAAGCTGTTCTTGTCGGTATCCGAGCTACCTGGGAAGTTGGAGCTTCCCAGATTATTTTATACTCTGATTCACAGTTGATTACCCAACAGGTCAAGGGTGTTTATGAAGCTAAGGATAACATGATGCTTAAATATCTCAAGCTCATAAAAGCCAAGTCAGAAATttttgtggattggagtattgaacaaataccccgggaggAAAATGAGGAAGCATATGCTTTGGTGAAAATGGCTGCTTCTTTATCAGAAGTCAGTACCCGGGAAATGTTGCATGTTTCCCGACTAGTCCTCTCCACAGAAAAAGAAACATTGCCAGCAATAGGGGATTCCTGGATGACACCCCTCATCAAGTTCATGGTAAACAATTAA